The region ATTTCCCCTGTGATACTCCTTGTTTtccatttactcagatttctcataAAATGTGCACgttgaaaatatttctcaactTTTACCTGCAAATTACAGGTGCAAGGAACAGGCCACGCAGAGGACTCAGGTGACAGTCTGAATCCCCTGGAAAGGATGCTTGCTCGTGCTGGGCTTTTGGCCCTCTTGGTTCTCCAGGCTTCTCTGCTCTGCTCGGGATCACCTGACTGTCACCTGGAGGCTGCATGTGCAGGTCCCTTGCCAGCAGGTTCCTTATTGGGGCTTGGACAATAGGAAGTGCCGGTGGGAGGCTGGCAGGAAGAAAGAAGCCAGGATGTCTGCCCATCCCTCTCTGCCCAGGCGGTCTCAGGACTGTAGCATCACTTGTCACCCCTTTGTGCCTCCAGCTGACTACAGACAGACCGCCAGGTGACTTTGGCCCCTGAGCTCTCACAACACCGTCTCCCTTTGTGCTCCGGTCCGGGGGTAACGGTGACTTCTCGTTGCTAATCTCTGGGTTGCCTCACACTATCATCTGTTGTCTTCACAGCTCTTCATTTCCTGTGTAACCAATTCTGGCATTAAACTTCCTCTCTTCTGAATATATAATAAGCAATTAGTGTTTCTCTGATTATCCCCAGTTGACACAATATCCTGAAGATGAGGGACTTAGTTTGCCTTGTTTACTATTATATCCGAGAACCTAGGAAAGTGCCAGGTATATATTAAGTAATCAATGAGCAGATGcgaaatgaatgaatggaaaatacATCCTTTAgtccagtagttctcaaacttatCAGGCATTGAAACTGTCTACagggatttttgttgtttatttgtttggtttgttttggcgGGGGGGTgtattatgtttgtttgtttattgattgattgattgattgactttagaggaggtactgggtattgaacccaggaccttgtgcaggctaagtgtgcaccctgccactgagctataccctccccgtctAGAGGGATTTTTATCACACAGATTGCTATCCCTTTACATCCCCCGTTCcccaagtttctgattcagtaggtttagGATGAAGTTCCAAAaaatgcatttctaacaagttcccaggtgacactgatgTTGCCggtcctgggaccacactttgagaaccactgctctaaccCACGAAGTACCCTGCCTATAATCTAACCTGAATATGCACACTGGAGTCAACATCTATGTCAAAGAGCACTAACACTGCACATTTAAAGGTGAGCTGGCATTCATCTTCAATTATTGTAACCATACTAAATATTTGATGTGAAAACAAAACGTTCTCACATCTTCCTAAGCTTTTATCAGGAGTGGTTATTACTAATCAATTAAGccctttcaaaaatttttgttttcatttttttatttgctccttatttaaaaaaaaaaaaaaaagtcaatttctgAAACGAAATGGCCAATCTTCATAAAGTAGATTATTACTAAGCTCAGGactcttgttcttttattttctatagagAGTACCAGGAAAATAAGTTTTCGAATTAATACTTAGAAAGTCAACAGTTCTCAGGGGTGTGGCCAAGGTGGCGGAGTAGAAAGACCATGGGCACACCAAGATTGCAACTAATTAAAGAGCAGTTGTCTGTGAGACTAACCAGAAGAGTAGCAGGGAAGATTTAAagtaggaggggaggggaagcagtcTAGTCAAGACCCGCACCCCTGGCGAGGCAACCCACAAATGAGAAGATAATCAGAATTACAGAGGTTCTCCCCTAGGAGCAAGGGGTCTGAACCCCCCACCGCGCCCCCAGCCTGGATATCCTGCACCAGGAACACAATTCCCCAGGCCGTCTGGCACCAAAGGCCATGGGGCTGGCACACAGTGGACCTGGGGGGCTGAGGACACAGGGACATCACACTTGAAGGACCCACGAAAACTCTCACACGCTCTGAGTCCCAGTGCAGAAGCGGTAATTttaaaggagcctgggtcagtcCCACTTTCTAATCCTGAAGAGCCTCCTGGAGAAGCAAAAGGCAACTTGGACTTAGCCTCGGACACAGACACTGGGGGCGGCCATTTGGGGCAGCTTGTTCTGCCCTTGTGTTGTTCTCTCTGCAGCCTATTAGTTTGGGGAGTTTACTGCTTCCAAAGGCTGGCAAAGTCACACCCTCTGGAAGCAGTAAACAGAGAGTCACAGACCTTGTTGCATCCCACAGCTAACCTCCCTGGGACCCAGCCCTGTCAGCCAGTGGACCAGAAGCCACTGCAGAAGGTGGGACCTGGCATCCAACTAGGTTTGGAACAAGCTCCATCTTCCAGTTTGCCCACAGTAGACAATCACACTACAGCAGAAAGGCCCACACAGTCCCCATCACTGGAGCAtttagctctggtgaccagaaggACATATGCTTCTGGGTCCcataggatgtctcctacatCAAGCTACTTCTCCAGGATCAGGAAATGTACTAACCTGCTTAGTACATAGATATAAACACAGAGAATCAGGCgaaatgaggggagaggggaatatgttccaaatgaaggaacaagacaaaaccccagaagaagaactaagcaAAGAAGACATAAGCAAGCTACCCAATAATGAGTTCAAGGTAACAATCATAAAGATGTTCAACAAACTCagaagaagaatggataaacacagtgaagtttaacaaagagaaaatagaatgaagaaccaaacagaatggatgaatacaataactgaaaataaaaatacactggaaggaatcaacagtagactaGATGGTGCAGAGGAACAGAATAGCAAGTCCCTGGGGAGAtctgtctcttctccctgcccATCAAGGAATCTGAGATCGTTGACTTTTTCCTGGAGGCATCCCTGAAGGATGAGGTTTTGAAGATTATGCCTGTGCAAAAGCAGACCCGTGCTGGCCAGCAGACCAGGCTCAAGGCACCTGTCGCCACTGGGGATGACAAGGGACGTGTCGGTTGGGGTGTTAAGAGCTCCAAGGAGGCAGCCACTGCCACCCGGGGGGGCCGTCAGCCTGGCCAAGCTCTCCATCTCCCCATGTGGCAAGGCTACAAGGGGAATAAGATCGACAAATCCCACACCATCCCTTGCAAGGTGACTGGCTGCTGCAGTCCCATGCTGGTGCACCtcatccctgcccccaggggcAGTGGCATCATCTCAGCCCCGGGGCTCAAGAAGCTGCTAATGATGGCCAATACTGATGACTGCAACACTTCTTCCGGGGGCTGCACCGCCACCCTGGGCAACTTCACCAAGGCCACCTCTGATGCCGTCTCCAAGACCTACAGCCATCTCACCCGCGACCTCCGGAAAGGGACAGCGTTCACCAAGTCTCCGTATCAGGCATTCACTGACCATCTCATAAAGGCCCACACCAGAGTTTCCGTGCAGAGGACCCAGCTGGGCTCCAGCCCGGGACCCAGAATAGTTTTATATGCTAAAAATAAAGTGAACGAAgcctgtttagaaaaaaaaatttctagtatacagcatagtgatttagttatacacatataaatacatattccttttcatatttttttattataggctattacaagctactgaatatagctccctgtgctgcacgGCAGGgtcttgtttatctgtcttatatagagtagtcagtgtctgcaaatcccacaCTCCCAGTTTATCACTctacctcccccttccccccttggaaaccacaagttcattttctatgtccgtgagtcagtctctgttttgtaaataacttcatttgtctcattattttaggttccacatataagtgatatcatatggtatttatctctctctgtctggttacttcacttagtatgataatctctaagtccatccatgttgctgcaaatggcattattttattcttttttatggctgattactattccactgtgtgtgtctgtgtgtgtcacatcctcttaatccagtcatctgttgatggacatttaagttgcttccatgtcttggctattatatataatgctactatgaacattggggtgcgtgtatcttttcacattagagatccctccagatatatgcccaggagtgggattcctggatcatatggtaagtctgattttagtcttttgaggaatcgccatagtgttttccacagtggctgcaccaaacttcattcccaccagtagtgcaggagggttcccttttctccacagcctctccagcatttgtcatttgtggatttttgaatgaaggccattctgactggtgtgaggtgatacctcattgtagctctcatttgcatttctctgataattagtgatattgagcatttttttcatatgcctattggtcattcgtatgtcttcattggagaattgcttgtttaggtcttctgcccatttttggattgagttgttt is a window of Camelus ferus isolate YT-003-E chromosome 25, BCGSAC_Cfer_1.0, whole genome shotgun sequence DNA encoding:
- the LOC102520157 gene encoding 40S ribosomal protein S2-like translates to MKAPESCRLLSRRILPPQRLTPHVLSSRQRRRERASASLDVDDAHPARCLSGKSNVIAGFARAGAGGGGGVSADSLDDKGAAKGFLAPALAARKLPLRMMGSFPLPAERGLSLSLSLSLFPSDQVPGEICLFSLPIKESEIVDFFLEASLKDEVLKIMPVQKQTRAGQQTRLKAPVATGDDKGRVGWGVKSSKEAATATRGGRQPGQALHLPMWQGYKGNKIDKSHTIPCKVTGCCSPMLVHLIPAPRGSGIISAPGLKKLLMMANTDDCNTSSGGCTATLGNFTKATSDAVSKTYSHLTRDLRKGTAFTKSPYQAFTDHLIKAHTRVSVQRTQLGSSPGPRIVLYAKNKMSPTSTSPPAPAPPRALPPLHLVAAAPPPPSRAAAAPRARARAGAGLVRALSAYSARRSCSPADARPPCR